ATATATCAAATCCttactaaagaaaaataatttaaggtaaaattcaattgaacatatgtaatatcatacataatttaaaaataattttctaatagaattttagttatatatatttaaaacaatatcGTCAATTAAATAGATTAGTCAAATtggttatttgaaaattttaatcagGTACAAATTTAGAATTATCAAGTAAAATGGATCTTTTTAAATATGTTCtcattattaagtttttattcccAAATACGgtatatcttttaaattatttaaatattgttatttgatttcattaacaataaaattttgaaaaatgtaataaacattatttaataaagGATTATACCCACGAATATATGGAAAAAATTTCTACTTTACATATTAAGGTTTATAGTATTAATGTGCATTATGTGTaatatttatcatgaatttgttgttgaatagatctaggaaaaaaaatagtttagatttaagtttattaattatttcaatGATATTGTAATGTAATTAAGTTGTAAGTCTTAGGGTTATTTCTTATTtgtaattctattttaataaagtaGATAGAGCCAATCATGATGAAAGAGGTAAACGAATATTTCCggaaaaatttcaattttactacACGTTTgatatcattttttaaatttatcactaaacgataaatattttcataaatatcttaaatttgttataaaaactaaattaactatcttaaatcatttatagttgtttaaaataatttataaaacatttatagaaTATACATCCAACTCCACCCCCTAAATACTAAAACCCTTAACAATAATCAATAAATTATACGCTCAAATGTTATTGTAtttatgattaaattatttctgaaaagtAGTATTTTATAGAATATTTTGTCTCATTTGCGCTGGGAatggattttgttttcttcGCCTTTTTGTTACTCTAGAGAAAAAAGAGTAAATTAGAATAACACAATACAGttaaattcttttttctttattttttcatgtGTTAATTATATTACTCTAGGGTGTTCGATGTCTTCTGCAGTGTACTATGTTGGCAATTTACCACCAGCTAGGATTGAGTTGGTAACTATTTTGTAGTAAAACATGATTTATTTATGTGACTTCTTTGACATAAACTTCGATCCCTCAGATAGAACCATAGTTGCTTTGTACCAGCTTCAGTATAGTAGTGTGTTCACTATAGTATACACTAGTTGTCATGGATTAAGGGCCTggctgtttttttttgctaccACCTACAAACGTAGTTTTTGCGGTTGTTTAACGATTATCGAAGTTTAACAACAATCACATGAATGCTGTAATTTGATTCTAAACCGCTCTAAACctcttaaaattaaaagttgGTTCTTGTTAGCGTTTGCggatgaataaataaatataaaaatattttaaatattttaattttaactttaaaattaaaatataataaataaaaaataaatatacattttatatttaatatatttaaattactaACAGTATCATaagtacatacatatataaaaatatatacatacattaagaaaaaaagttctAATATAAATCTTCAAAGCAAATCTTATTGACATGATAACTTTCATTTAAACTACAAAAGTAAATTAATAATGtaatattgttaaaattttatttcataataataattataattaatcataatagtatgtttttgattattttataatgttataaatttttaattttgataatttttcattaaaaaactGCAATATCTCATAATTAAACAGTCATAAATATTCtacaaacgcaccaattttaaCCGTTTTGCCAGTCATACAAATCGTTTATTACCGTTAGAAAACATAACCACCAACGTCCATGcgctcccgcaaccgcaaccggtCCAGTCAGGAGCAAAACAAATAGGCAATTCtcttaaatagatttttttaagtttttgtcacaaaaatagaccctaaaaactaaaatgaccaaaatagcatttttaattttgaaaattttaatatttttttaattttaaaaatttgaaattctatCCTCAAAACcccacttctcaactctaaaccctaaattctaaaccctaaaccctaaacagaTATAAAGGATTATACCCACGAATATATGGAAAAAAATTCTACTTTACATATTAAGGTTTATAGTATTAATATGCATTATGTGTaatatttatcatgaatttgttgttgaatagatttaggaaaaaaaatagtttagatttaagtttattaattacTTCAATGATATTGTAATGTAATTAAATTGTAAGTTTTAGGGGTATTTCTTATTtgtaattctattttaataaagtaGATAGAGCCAATCATGATGAAAGAGGTAAACGAATATTTCCggaaaaatttcaattttactacACGTTTGATatcattttttaactttatcacttaacaataaatattttcataaatatcttaaatttgttataaaaaccAAATTAACTAtcttaaatcagttatagttgtttaaaataatttataaaacattaatagaattataaaacatttatagaaTATACATCCAACTCTACCCCCTAAATACTAAAACCTTTAACAATAATCAATAAATTATACGCTCAAATGTTATTGTAtttatgattaaattatttctgaaaagtAGTATTTTATAGAATATTTTGTCTCATTTGCGCTGGGAatggattttgttttcttcGCCTTTTTGTTACTCTAGAGAAAAAAGAGTAAATTAGAATAACACAATACAGTtaaattctttttctttattttttcatgtGTTAATTATATTACTCTAGGGTGTTCGATGTCTTCTGCAGTGTACTATGTTGGCAATTTACCACCAGCTAGGGTTGAGTTGGTAACTATTTTGTTGTAAAACATGATTTATTTATGTGACTTCTTTGACATAAACTTCGATCCCTCAGATAGAACCATAGTTGCTTTGTATCAGCTTCAGTATAGTAGTGTGTTCACTATAGTATACACTGGTTGTCATGGATTAAGGGCCTggctgtttttttttgctaccACCTACAAACGTAGTTTTTGCGGTTGTTTAACGATTATCGAAGTTTCGCAACAATCACATAAATGCTGTAATTTGATTCTAAACCGCTCtaaacctcttaaaatcaaaagttgGTTCTTGTTAGCGTTTACggatgaataaataaatataaaaatattttaaatattttaattttaactttaactttaaaattaaaatataataaataaaaaataaatatacattttatatttaatatatttaaattactaACAGTATCATAATTAAACAGTCATAAATATTCTACAAACGTACCAATTTTAACCGTTTTGCCAGTCATACAAATCGTTTATTACCGTTAGAAAACACAACCACCAACGTCCATGcgctcccgcaaccgcaaccgatCCAGTCAGGAGCAAAACAAATAGGCAATTCtcttaaatagattttttaaagtttttgtcacaaaaatagaccctaaaaactaaaatgaccaaaatagtatttttaattttgaaaattttaatatttttttaattttaaaaatttgaaatcctatcCCCAAAAcccacttctcaactctaaaccctaaattctaaaccctaaaccataaaccctaaactccactccttaactctaaactctaatgtctagattaattaatccTACgtgtataagtgtatatttacttcttttgataaaacatttaagtctattttgatcatttttattcttaaggtCTAtatttgtggaaaaaaaaaatttagatctaTTTTAGGGAATTTCTCGgacaaataaacattttttttcataacaaTCTTCATAAACACTTTTATTTTCCTTATTACACAAAAAACGTCTATGATCTATCCCTCTAACGGTCTTACCTTCACTTGATGATGGCTAATTTGTACCTGTGTGTGTGATACAGCTCGGGGCCGAGTTCGTGGGAACATTCATCTTGATATTCACCGCGACAGCCGGTCCAATCGTGAACCAAAAATACGACGGAGCTGAAACCCTAATCGGTAACGCAGCGTGCGCAGGACTCGCAGTGATGATCATAATTCTCTCAACTGGTCACATATCAGGGGCTCACTTAAATCCATCAATGACCATAGCATTCGCAGCTCTAAGACACTTTCCTTGGGCCCAAGTACCTGCTTACATAGCGGCCCAAGTCTCAGCTTCCATTTGCGCTTCATTCGCACTCAAAGCAGTTTTCCATCCTTTCATGTCGGGAGGTGTGACTGTTCCTTCTGTTAGTGTTGGACAAGCCTTTGCTCTTGAGTTTATCATCAGTTTCATTCTCCTCTTTGTTATTACTGCCGTTGCCACCGACACCCGTGCCGTAAGTCTCTTTATCTTCTCGATTCTATATATGgacaaaacatattatatattcttaacacttccaccaaaaaacaaaaaacatagtataatattttttttcaagtaATTATTACAATTAttcttaaaatttcatttttggtttaaaaCGAACGAAGGAATGTATCcgcaactcttttttttttactaatgtcCTTTTGGTTTTTGTCTCTACAAGACTATAGCTACAagactataaattacaaaatcttTACTAAAAACCagtgttgtaaaaaaaattgagcaGCCAAGCACTACATAAtggaaaatagtttttaaaccgtctaaaaattagaatattaatataatataaaattcttATGTTATcaattatagttttaaatatgttatgttttaaaattttctgataataaaatattataaaattaatatttatatattatagtatattaAATTGTACAATATTATATCCTCTAAATAGTAAAATAGAACTCTGATTGAGCGTTTTATATGTTATGTGTTGAGTAATCAATTGCCCACCGCTTAGCGGTTTCTTGACTATTTACGAACAACATTCAAAGCCGTggttatatttataagaaacaaaatattataataggacacggtctcttttttttttttgtcaaacattaGCTGCCAAGATAATAGGAGACGGTCTCTAACCATTAGCTGCCAAGATGAAAATTGTGTACCCAACTTATATTTATGTTgtaaaaaatcacatttaaacaaaaaaaaaaattgtccgATTTCTAGACACATCCTAGAAAACCTTGTAGGAAAAAGATTATCATATTgagcgaaaaaaaaaagaatattaccGGAGCCCTCGCTCAAGTTTAATTAGAACATGTAAACTGTGAGAGACAAGGTTTCacttcttagatttaggttaggtcaagagagatgaatgagaatcgtgggctgaatcccgtaaataaacttgaagaatgaatatgattttattgatgagttgaaagatgatgaatacaaaggaaTGTATCTTGAGGTGACTGCTAAAGAATACGTAATGCTTTTAATCTAGTACAAAAGTTGATATATGGAAAAGAGATCCCCtttgtcttttatcttctccatctttataTAGTCTAGGTTTCGTTGGCAACCCTTCAACTATTCTCCTAGATATTTGGCTTCAATTACGGAGCTCGCTTTAGGCTCCtcttgaccgagtctcttatggTGTTAGCTCACTTTCTGTCGTGACCTCTGCTATGATGTCTCCCAGGTCCAGTCGTCAGCTCGGCTTTCAGCTCCCTTTGTTATGATGGGCTTATCGCAACCCACATGCTAGCTCACGCTTATCGGTACCTCACCTGAGGGTCATATTCGGGTCCAACAGTTGCCCCCAGCTTCCGAATAAAATCCTTTGTCTCGGAAGCTAGAATCTAGCTATCGATCTTATCTTTTCGTTAAGATAATGATTAGTTCTTATCCTATTTAGATTCAGCTTACTCGATCTAACGGTCTTTATTACGTTTGGCAGAATCTATGGTTCAGATGGAGAGGGTTTGAAATGACTTTTCCGAATCTCGAGAGGTGATGGGATATAAAGCGGTGAACATTAACTGCTAGCCTTCCACTTTCTCCACGCCTCCGTTCGGTTTTCAAGGTaacttctctctctttattttacTGCGATTTTATCTTCCTCGTTACTTTTCTCTGCAAATTCTCTCCCAAACCTTGCAATCGATTTTCTCCTTAACCTTCCCATACTATGGATCATCCGAAAGAAGGTTCCGGGGAATCCGGGATGCCTCCCTCTGCTTCTGGAGCTAAACTACTGAAAGTTAAGCAAGAAATCGGAGCCAAGATGAGGAAGGGGAAAAAGACAGCCAGGGAGGCAATCGCGACCAGAGTTTCTAAACGGAAGAAGAAAGACGATTCTAGCGGGAGCAGTCCTCACTCGCCTTCGTTGCTGAAAAATCAAGACGTGGTTAACCTCATGGTTCAAGCTCTCGCCCAAAAGGAGCTTGGCCGTGCCTGTAATTCTGACGAAACCCCCGAGACCGCTCCGGAGGGTTGGTTCTGTTGTCATGAGAAGTACATCTCCAAGTCTCACTTGAGATTTCCTCTTCCGACCCTACTGCTTGATCTACTAGATCATTATCAGTTAGCCCTTTCCCAACTCTGTCCCTCGGTTATCCGGGTGATAAACGGCTTTATCACTAGGTCCAAAGAGGAGGGGGTTAGCGTCGGTCTTACCGAACTTATGAGCCTCTTTTCCCTGAAGGAAAGCGCCTCTAAGGAGGGTGGTACCGGGACCTACTACCTCCCTAGTCGTCCCAATCATGTTATCTTCAGATTCTCTAGTAGTGATGATGACTGGAGGAAGAAGTATTTTTACGTTAAAGTTGATCCTTCGACGGTTCCTGTGGGTCGGAACCTTAGGGTCACTTGGACTAATCCATCTGGTTAGGAATTCTagggatattttttttttgttttattcatttatggCCGAGTAACCTTTTGCTCTGATTTACTTGCAGAAATCGAAGATCCCCCGAAGCTCTCTACCAAGCTCACCAGGGCTCTATACCGCAAGTTGCAACAGAGTCCCTGTACCTGGGTGGCCTACACCACTTCTCGAATAAGTGCAGCCAGATTCCCAGATACCTACAACGCCTCTTTCCAAGATCCCATTCCTGCTGAGAACCTTGAGAGTGAGTTCTTGTCAGAACCTTTTCAATGATTTTATCGCTTTGAAGTTTTTAAACTTAAGGATTTCCATTGTTCCAGTTTCGGCAGGCGATTCGGTTGTATCGATCTCAACTGGTGCTAGTGCTTCGGGAACTGAAAAGTCTCAGCCAGGTGACATGACTCTGCGACCGTCATTCCGTTCTAGGGGTAACCCCTCTAAAGCTGCCAGTGCTTCTCGTGGAAGCGACAGGAACCAAGGAGGATCGTTCCTTATCTCAATGAAGGAAGTTTTGGACGACGGAGGATCCAAACCTGTTGTCGAGACTACTCCAACTGAGGTTGTAGCTCAGGATGCTGCTCCTCTCCCTGAGGTCCAGGTGCCGGAGGCTGACTACCAGGCTCCGAAGGGTACCTCTGAGATCGAGCCGTCGAGACACAAGAGGCCCAGGATCGATCAGGGCGGAGCTTCCATccgttcttcttcctcgtcctctagaGGAGGGACTGTTGGGTGGAGCTTTACCCATTCGAAGCCTGGGTCGATCCTGGATGACTCTTGGGGCCTAGCTGCGATAATGAGGCACCTGAAGAGCGTGGGATGTCCCCTTCCAGCGCTCAAGGACCTGACTAACCGAGATGAGTATCTCGATATTGCCCACTGTATGGGTCAGGTACGTGATCTCTATCTGTTATTTGTTTACATTCTTTGGagacgatgatatatatatatattttctttggatTTATTGCAGTTGGCTGGGGCTGTTAACAGGGCCCAGCTCAGGTTTGAGAATGCTCTGTGTGCTGCCCCCAATGCTGGTGAACTTGCTGAGGTTACCGAGATGGTTAAGGCAGCCAAAACCGATCTTGACCAAGCCCGGGTTCGAATTTCTGAACTCGAAGCCGAAGTGACGAGGCTAGGCTCGAAGGCCGATGCTCAGCAAGGAGAGATCGAGAGTCAAAAGCTCGATATCCAGGTGAAGAGCAGGAGGATCAATGATTTAGAGGCTGCTCGAAAGATAGCTGAGCATCAAGTACGTGAGCTCATTGCCTCATCCCGGGATAGCCAGAAGAACAAGGAAGCTGAAGTCAAGCTGGCTGTCAGGGAAGGGAAGAAAGAAGTCGCCGAAGCTTACGGCAAGATCCTGGTCTGTGTTAAGGAGAAGTTTGCTAGGAAGAAAGATGAGGTCGACGCTTTGGTGTACGCTCAGGAGCTCCAAGCTAATGCCGACCTCTTGAAGGATATGCTGAACAACAAGATCCAAAGCGTTGAAGAGGAGTACAACCAATTGGTGGCCTTATTACCAGAAGCGACAACTGCGTATGAGAAGGCTCAAGTCTCTGACTTCTCGGTCAGCAAGCTTCCTCTTCCCCAGATCTCGGAGAGTTCAGGTACTTTCGAGATtaacatgtttaatccatccTTTTCTGGGGAGTATGGCTCTAATTTGGGTTTGATGGCTCCTGACTTAGCTCCAGTCGAGGCAGCAATAGGAGGTGACGGCAATGTGGTCGATGAGGGAGTTCCTGCCGGTGCTGGTGATCCGATTcaggaagagaaggaagattgaGAGCTACGGCTCTTTTAactttatgttttgtgtttttaagaCTTCGGCCTAAGGGCTTTGTTTCGTTATGTTTTGTGACTTAGTGCCTGAGGaggcctttaaaccttaacgcTTGCTGGATTTCAATAGCCTGGGGAGGTTTTTAAACCCTTTCTTATGTTTAAATCGTGGCTATTATttctgttttaagtttttgaactTAACCTCGTTTCATTTAATCATAGTGATTGCGAATCTCAGATGAGTTGTGTGCCGTCATCGTTGAGTCGGATTAGGACCtttagtctttatttatgataaGCATTTAGCTTAATGGATATTCGGTCGTGATAACCTTAAAGAGAAGTTCTTGATTTTAGCTCGGGGACCTGAGTCCGATTCGAAAGGTTCTGGGACCTGGTTGTTCAGGTTCGTAGGAACCTGGATTTAGATTTATAGGGACCTGAGTTAATTCGAAGGACTTCGAGGCCTTTGAAGTTTAACGGATGGAATTGAGGAATTTCAGGATTTTCCTGATTCtttaggattttaagacctttcgattttgataagggtttcaagaccttttggttttgattatgattttaggaccttgctgattgttaaggattttaagaccttagtttatgttaaggattttaggacctgattgttaaggattttaagaccttggtttatgttaaggattttaagacctttgggtgtattaaggattttaagacctttgggtgtattaaggattttaagaccttaggTTCAGGTTTTTAGGGACCTGAATGTATTCGAGATTGTTGAGCTTAGGTCCCGATTTAGGGGGACCTAAATTTTCTTGGAGGGTTTTAAGACCTTTGATGTTTATGAAACTGAATCAATCGTTTTATTAATATCAGATATCAGAGAATACATGATTCAGATTATTTACACAGTAACTATTTTTAGGCTAAGTGTTCTTGGTAACACCTGCCCCTTTGGCTTAGGTGAGGAGGTTGGTGAGAAGAGGTTGGGGCTGCACTCATGACggagttgcctacgtacccagtcaagggatcaagccaaacgtagttcAGGGGTTTTAGGTACCTAATGATAGTATCTTTTGAGGTTCGTGGCGTTCCACGATCGGATTTCAGGTACCCCGGTTCGTACCTTCTGGAGTTTGTAAACTCCGGGTCGTACTATGTGGATAATTcggtagggtccttcccagttggttCCTAACTTTCCAGCTCCCGGTTCCTTTGTTCCTTCGAACACTTTCCTAAGCACTAGGTCCCCTACGGCGAACTGTCGGGGCCTTACTTTGGAATTGTAGTGTCGTGCCATTGCTTGCTGATAATTTTGAATGCGAAGCAAGGCTTGGTCTCGTCTTTCCTCGATCAGGTCGAGGCTATCCATCAGGAGCTGGTTATTAGCTGCGGGATTTGAGGTGCAGAGCTC
This Brassica napus cultivar Da-Ae chromosome C6, Da-Ae, whole genome shotgun sequence DNA region includes the following protein-coding sequences:
- the LOC111209434 gene encoding uncharacterized protein LOC111209434 isoform X3; amino-acid sequence: MTLRPSFRSRGNPSKAASASRGSDRNQGGSFLISMKEVLDDGGSKPVVETTPTEVVAQDAAPLPEVQVPEADYQAPKGTSEIEPSRHKRPRIDQGGASIRSSSSSSRGGTVGWSFTHSKPGSILDDSWGLAAIMRHLKSVGCPLPALKDLTNRDEYLDIAHCMGQLAGAVNRAQLRFENALCAAPNAGELAEVTEMVKAAKTDLDQARVRISELEAEVTRLGSKADAQQGEIESQKLDIQVKSRRINDLEAARKIAEHQVRELIASSRDSQKNKEAEVKLAVREGKKEVAEAYGKILVCVKEKFARKKDEVDALVYAQELQANADLLKDMLNNKIQSVEEEYNQLVALLPEATTAYEKAQVSDFSVSKLPLPQISESSVEAAIGGDGNVVDEGVPAGAGDPIQEEKED
- the LOC111209434 gene encoding uncharacterized protein LOC111209434 isoform X2, coding for MTLRPSFRSRGNPSKAASASRGSDRNQGGSFLISMKEVLDDGGSKPVVETTPTEVVAQDAAPLPEVQVPEADYQAPKGTSEIEPSRHKRPRIDQGGASIRSSSSSSRGGTVGWSFTHSKPGSILDDSWGLAAIMRHLKSVGCPLPALKDLTNRDEYLDIAHCMGQLAGAVNRAQLRFENALCAAPNAGELAEVTEMVKAAKTDLDQARVRISELEAEVTRLGSKADAQQGEIESQKLDIQVKSRRINDLEAARKIAEHQVRELIASSRDSQKNKEAEVKLAVREGKKEVAEAYGKILVCVKEKFARKKDEVDALVYAQELQANADLLKDMLNNKIQSVEEEYNQLVALLPEATTAYEKAQVSDFSVSKLPLPQISESSAPVEAAIGGDGNVVDEGVPAGAGDPIQEEKED
- the LOC125588425 gene encoding probable aquaporin NIP5-1, translated to MSPPEAEMGAVAVTAPPKPGTPRGPLITGMRVDSMSFDHRKPIPPCKCLPMMGNPWGQHDTCFTDFPSPGASLTRKLGAEFVGTFILIFTATAGPIVNQKYDGAETLIGNAACAGLAVMIIILSTGHISGAHLNPSMTIAFAALRHFPWAQVPAYIAAQVSASICASFALKAVFHPFMSGGVTVPSVSVGQAFALEFIISFILLFVITAVATDTRAIQLTRSNGLYYVWQNLWFRWRGFEMTFPNLER
- the LOC111209434 gene encoding uncharacterized protein LOC111209434 isoform X1, with protein sequence MTLRPSFRSRGNPSKAASASRGSDRNQGGSFLISMKEVLDDGGSKPVVETTPTEVVAQDAAPLPEVQVPEADYQAPKGTSEIEPSRHKRPRIDQGGASIRSSSSSSRGGTVGWSFTHSKPGSILDDSWGLAAIMRHLKSVGCPLPALKDLTNRDEYLDIAHCMGQLAGAVNRAQLRFENALCAAPNAGELAEVTEMVKAAKTDLDQARVRISELEAEVTRLGSKADAQQGEIESQKLDIQVKSRRINDLEAARKIAEHQVRELIASSRDSQKNKEAEVKLAVREGKKEVAEAYGKILVCVKEKFARKKDEVDALVYAQELQANADLLKDMLNNKIQSVEEEYNQLVALLPEATTAYEKAQVSDFSVSKLPLPQISESSGTFEINMFNPSFSGEYGSNLGLMAPDLAPVEAAIGGDGNVVDEGVPAGAGDPIQEEKED